A genomic segment from Pseudomonas sp. M30-35 encodes:
- a CDS encoding IS110 family transposase produces MTIVVGIDIAKQTFDIATLQDNGKYRTKAKLSNNAAGFEVFRQWLLKHAEADAWVVMEATGIYHEALAEWLFKLGYRVCVLNPAQMAYYARSQLQRVKTDKVDAKLIADYGRRHQTELRAWQPEQPSIRRLKALVRRLKDLQELEQIEQNRLDVTNEQKVRASIESVLEHLRQQIDETLKAIKQHFDDNDDLRGQRDLLTSIDGIADRTAALVLAELGDIERFESSRAVTAFAGLNPRLQESGMLKGHVRISRMGSVRLRAGLYMPGIVSITRNPAIRALAERMRANGKTGKQIICAAMRKLLCIAYGVLKSGKPFDPLLAIAR; encoded by the coding sequence ATGACGATAGTTGTCGGCATCGACATAGCTAAACAGACCTTCGATATCGCCACTCTGCAAGATAACGGCAAGTACCGCACCAAAGCCAAGCTGAGTAATAACGCTGCGGGCTTTGAGGTCTTTCGGCAGTGGCTGCTTAAGCACGCTGAAGCCGATGCCTGGGTCGTAATGGAGGCCACTGGCATCTATCACGAAGCTTTGGCTGAGTGGCTGTTTAAGCTGGGTTACCGTGTTTGCGTCCTTAACCCCGCACAAATGGCCTATTACGCTCGCAGCCAGCTGCAGCGGGTAAAGACGGATAAAGTCGATGCCAAGCTCATCGCTGACTATGGCCGCAGGCATCAGACCGAACTACGAGCTTGGCAGCCTGAGCAGCCTTCTATTCGCCGTCTGAAAGCGTTAGTGCGCCGTTTGAAGGATTTGCAGGAGCTGGAGCAAATCGAACAAAACCGCCTAGATGTGACCAACGAACAGAAGGTCAGGGCGTCAATTGAATCGGTGCTTGAGCACTTGCGTCAACAAATCGATGAAACGCTAAAGGCGATCAAACAGCACTTCGATGACAACGACGATCTACGCGGCCAGCGAGACCTGCTAACCAGTATCGACGGCATTGCGGACAGAACCGCAGCGCTTGTACTGGCGGAGTTGGGCGATATCGAACGCTTCGAAAGCAGCCGTGCGGTCACGGCCTTTGCCGGACTTAATCCCAGGTTACAAGAATCAGGAATGCTCAAAGGTCATGTGCGGATATCGCGCATGGGCTCAGTTAGGTTACGCGCCGGGCTTTATATGCCAGGTATCGTATCCATCACTCGTAACCCCGCTATTCGGGCACTGGCTGAGCGAATGAGAGCCAATGGCAAAACGGGTAAACAGATCATCTGCGCAGCTATGCGCAAGCTGCTCTGCATTGCCTACGGAGTACTAAAATCCGGAAAACCATTTGACCCTCTTCTCGCTATTGCAAGATGA
- a CDS encoding nitrogen regulation protein NR(II) — MVNDALALGGTQGIRILKLYHLYRLIIGLLLVLLISSEMDVELLEMTHATLFRNISWFYLIFNVLVTLAVQQPKRSMQVVSLAMVDVILLSCLFYAAGGTPSGIGNLLIVAVAISNILLRGRIGIFIAATAAVGLIYLTFYLSLSRPAAVSQYIQAGALGALCFAAALFVQGITRRLHNSEQLASARAADVASLEILNALIIERMRTGILVLDNMHRVLLANHGALTLLGSDGLAGKILDPHTPELVKRLQQWRQNPAMRPASLQAFADGPIVQPSFVALQRGQQRHILVFLEDISQIAQQAQQLKLASLGRLTAGIAHEIRNPLGAISHAAQLLQESEELTQPDQRLAQIIQDHSHRMNLVIENVLQLSRRRQSEPQLLDLKYWLHRFASEFRSTMPANQTLHLDTQVGTIHTRMDPNQLTQVLSNLVQNGLRYSAQKNPRGQVWLQLFREPDRDLPVLEILDDGPGVSPEQNQNIFEPFFTTEAKGTGLGLYISRELCESNQAHIDYKPREEGGSCFRITFAHASKLSLQ, encoded by the coding sequence GTGGTCAATGACGCTCTGGCTCTGGGCGGTACCCAGGGCATACGAATTCTCAAGCTGTATCACCTATACCGGCTGATTATCGGCCTGCTGTTGGTACTGCTGATTTCAAGCGAAATGGACGTAGAGTTGCTGGAGATGACCCATGCCACTCTGTTTCGCAATATCAGTTGGTTTTATCTGATATTCAATGTGCTGGTTACCCTTGCAGTCCAGCAACCCAAGCGTTCCATGCAGGTTGTCAGCCTGGCGATGGTCGACGTTATTCTGTTGTCGTGCCTGTTTTATGCGGCTGGCGGTACGCCCAGCGGTATCGGCAACCTACTGATCGTCGCAGTCGCCATCTCTAATATCCTGCTACGCGGGCGCATCGGTATTTTTATTGCCGCCACCGCCGCCGTCGGCTTGATCTACCTGACTTTCTACCTGAGCCTCAGCCGCCCCGCCGCTGTCAGCCAATATATCCAAGCTGGCGCCCTTGGAGCACTTTGCTTCGCGGCAGCCCTGTTTGTTCAAGGAATTACCCGACGCCTGCATAACAGTGAACAGTTAGCCAGCGCGCGCGCAGCAGACGTTGCCAGCCTGGAAATCCTGAACGCGCTGATCATTGAGAGAATGCGCACAGGCATTCTGGTATTGGACAACATGCACCGTGTGTTACTGGCCAACCACGGGGCGCTGACACTGCTCGGTAGTGACGGCCTAGCCGGTAAGATTCTTGATCCGCACACCCCGGAACTGGTTAAACGCTTGCAGCAGTGGCGTCAAAACCCGGCGATGCGCCCTGCCAGTCTGCAAGCGTTTGCAGACGGCCCCATCGTGCAGCCAAGCTTTGTCGCTCTGCAACGCGGCCAACAACGCCACATATTAGTGTTTCTGGAAGATATTTCGCAGATAGCCCAACAAGCCCAGCAGCTCAAACTCGCTTCTCTCGGTCGCCTAACAGCCGGTATTGCTCACGAAATCCGCAACCCACTCGGCGCGATCAGCCATGCCGCGCAGTTGCTCCAGGAGTCTGAAGAGCTCACCCAGCCAGACCAGCGACTGGCACAAATCATTCAAGATCACTCGCACCGTATGAACCTGGTGATTGAAAACGTTCTACAACTTTCACGCAGGCGCCAGTCGGAACCACAACTTCTCGACCTCAAGTACTGGCTGCACCGCTTTGCCAGCGAGTTCCGCAGCACCATGCCCGCCAACCAAACGCTGCACCTGGACACCCAGGTTGGCACCATCCATACACGTATGGACCCCAATCAGCTGACCCAGGTACTGAGTAACCTGGTCCAGAACGGCTTGCGCTACAGCGCACAAAAGAACCCACGGGGTCAGGTTTGGTTACAACTGTTCCGCGAGCCCGATCGCGACCTTCCAGTGCTGGAAATCCTTGATGACGGGCCAGGTGTTTCGCCGGAGCAGAATCAGAATATCTTCGAGCCCTTCTTCACCACCGAAGCCAAGGGCACCGGCCTGGGCCTGTATATTTCTCGTGAACTCTGCGAGAGCAACCAAGCCCACATTGACTATAAACCCCGCGAAGAGGGTGGCAGCTGCTTTCGCATCACCTTCGCCCACGCCAGCAAACTGAGCTTACAATGA
- a CDS encoding outer membrane protein assembly factor BamD, with the protein MQVKHLLLIAILAITAACSSNETLDDNLSESELYQQAQADLDNNSYTSAVTKLKALESRYPFGRYAEQAQLELIYAYYKNAEPEAARSAAERFIRLHPQHANVDYAYYMKGLASFDQDRGLLARFLPLDMTKRDPGAARDSYNEFAQLTSRYPNSRYSPDAKQRMIYLRNLLAAYEIHVAHYYMSRQAYVAAANRGRYVVENFQETPAVGDGLAVMVESYQHLTLNELAQSSLETLKLNYPDHASLEDGEFVPLRQDDDDRSWLSKATLGLIENDAPLPPGETRASQDVIRQYEEAEDQIPDELKDVDQQLDEAEGKDRSWFSYMTFGLFD; encoded by the coding sequence ATGCAAGTGAAACACCTGCTGCTGATCGCTATTCTCGCCATTACTGCCGCCTGCTCATCCAATGAGACGCTGGATGACAACCTCAGCGAGTCTGAGCTGTACCAGCAGGCCCAAGCGGATCTCGACAATAATAGCTACACCAGCGCCGTGACCAAGCTCAAGGCTCTGGAGTCGCGCTACCCGTTTGGTCGCTATGCTGAACAAGCACAGCTAGAGCTGATCTACGCCTACTACAAAAATGCTGAGCCAGAAGCCGCGCGCTCTGCTGCTGAGCGTTTTATCCGGCTGCACCCACAGCACGCAAACGTTGACTATGCCTACTACATGAAAGGCTTAGCGTCGTTTGATCAGGATCGTGGCCTGCTCGCACGTTTTCTACCGCTGGACATGACCAAGCGTGACCCGGGTGCCGCGCGCGACTCTTATAATGAGTTTGCCCAACTGACCAGCCGCTACCCGAACAGCCGCTACTCGCCAGACGCCAAGCAGCGCATGATCTACCTGCGCAACCTGCTGGCGGCCTACGAAATTCACGTAGCTCACTACTACATGAGCCGCCAAGCGTACGTGGCTGCTGCAAACCGTGGTCGTTATGTAGTGGAGAACTTTCAGGAAACGCCAGCTGTTGGCGACGGTTTGGCGGTGATGGTTGAGTCTTACCAGCACCTGACGCTGAATGAGTTGGCGCAAAGCAGCCTGGAAACGCTGAAGCTGAACTACCCGGATCATGCCAGCCTTGAAGATGGCGAATTCGTGCCACTGCGTCAGGATGATGATGATCGTAGCTGGTTGAGCAAGGCCACATTGGGCCTGATCGAAAACGACGCGCCACTGCCGCCAGGCGAAACTCGCGCCAGCCAGGACGTTATCCGTCAGTACGAAGAAGCTGAAGACCAGATCCCGGATGAGTTGAAAGATGTTGATCAACAGCTCGATGAAGCCGAAGGCAAAGACCGCTCATGGTTCAGCTACATGACATTCGGCCTGTTCGATTAA
- the rluD gene encoding 23S rRNA pseudouridine(1911/1915/1917) synthase RluD, with the protein MSSINKQSIQLSAEVPTDLGGQRLDQIAAQLFAEHSRSRLTTWIKEGLLTVDGKVIRPRDIVHGGAQLELNAEQEAQGEWVAQDIALDIVYEDDDILVINKPAGLVVHPAAGHADGTLLNALLHHVPDIVNVPRAGIVHRLDKDTTGLMVVAKNIQAQTQLVDQLQKRTVSRIYECVVIGVITAGGKIDAPIGRSSSQRQRMTVTDGGKQAISHYRVLERFRSHTHARVKLETGRTHQIRVHMSHVGFPLIGDPVYAGRFRIPPAASPTLVQSLKEFPRQALHARFLELDHPVTGKRMKWESALPDDLVWLLTLLRQDREAFVG; encoded by the coding sequence ATGTCATCTATAAATAAGCAGTCCATACAATTAAGTGCCGAAGTACCGACCGATTTGGGCGGTCAACGCCTTGACCAAATCGCCGCACAACTCTTTGCGGAGCACTCGCGTTCGCGCCTGACTACGTGGATTAAAGAGGGTTTGCTGACGGTCGATGGCAAAGTCATTCGCCCACGCGATATCGTTCACGGTGGTGCCCAGCTTGAGCTAAATGCCGAGCAAGAGGCCCAAGGTGAGTGGGTTGCGCAGGACATCGCGTTGGATATCGTTTACGAAGACGATGATATTTTGGTGATCAACAAGCCTGCGGGTTTGGTGGTGCATCCGGCTGCGGGCCATGCCGATGGCACCTTGCTCAATGCGTTGTTGCACCATGTTCCCGACATCGTCAACGTGCCGCGTGCTGGCATCGTTCACCGTCTGGACAAGGACACGACTGGCTTGATGGTGGTCGCAAAAAATATTCAGGCGCAGACGCAATTGGTCGACCAGTTGCAAAAACGTACCGTTAGTCGAATTTATGAATGCGTGGTGATCGGTGTGATTACGGCCGGCGGCAAGATTGATGCGCCGATTGGCCGCAGTTCGTCGCAACGTCAGCGCATGACTGTGACCGATGGCGGCAAGCAGGCTATCAGCCACTACCGCGTGCTTGAGCGCTTCCGCTCGCATACCCATGCGCGAGTCAAGCTGGAAACAGGGCGTACTCACCAGATTCGTGTGCACATGAGCCATGTTGGCTTCCCGCTGATCGGCGACCCCGTCTATGCAGGGCGCTTTCGTATTCCTCCGGCGGCGAGCCCAACCTTGGTGCAAAGCTTGAAAGAGTTTCCACGCCAAGCACTGCATGCACGGTTTCTGGAGTTGGATCATCCGGTCACCGGCAAACGCATGAAGTGGGAGTCAGCACTGCCAGACGATCTGGTTTGGCTGCTGACCTTGCTGCGTCAAGATCGCGAGGCGTTCGTCGGGTGA
- a CDS encoding PP0621 family protein yields MGLFRLLLILAIVAMVYWLWRRFMQAKHTANPKQATKPEPMVRCANCGVHLPREHAIASDQQWFCSTEHLKQGPDQGGQ; encoded by the coding sequence ATGGGCCTATTTCGCCTGCTACTTATACTGGCAATCGTCGCAATGGTTTACTGGCTATGGCGGCGTTTCATGCAAGCCAAGCACACAGCCAATCCGAAACAGGCAACCAAGCCAGAACCCATGGTGCGCTGCGCAAACTGTGGCGTGCATCTACCCCGCGAGCATGCAATAGCTAGCGACCAGCAATGGTTTTGCAGCACCGAGCACCTCAAACAAGGCCCAGACCAAGGTGGTCAATGA
- a CDS encoding GspH/FimT family pseudopilin, translating to MYDKNEHGLSLIELLTTLACVVILLGLAVPNLQSMQRSYALSSFSSELIHFIRFTRHQALANGKRMTLCPLDGSSSCTKVWTREISVFEDLDGNRKLDPKDSLMKVLNIPDQIDINWRGMGAGKSLHFNGRGLTSISNGTFRIGVSKSVEMRHVIVSRLGKVKSKKVTQPTK from the coding sequence ATGTACGATAAGAATGAGCACGGATTAAGCTTGATTGAACTTCTCACAACGCTGGCCTGCGTGGTAATTCTGCTGGGCCTAGCTGTTCCAAATCTGCAAAGTATGCAGCGATCATACGCGCTGTCGTCGTTCAGCTCTGAATTGATCCATTTTATACGATTCACTCGCCATCAAGCGCTCGCTAACGGCAAACGCATGACCTTGTGCCCGCTTGATGGATCAAGTAGTTGCACTAAAGTTTGGACGCGTGAAATCAGTGTGTTCGAAGACCTCGATGGCAATCGAAAACTAGACCCCAAAGACAGCCTGATGAAGGTGCTAAATATTCCCGACCAGATCGACATCAACTGGCGCGGGATGGGGGCGGGTAAATCGCTGCATTTCAATGGTCGAGGTTTAACCTCGATCAGCAATGGCACCTTCCGCATAGGGGTTAGTAAAAGCGTAGAGATGCGCCACGTAATCGTCAGTCGACTCGGTAAAGTCAAAAGCAAAAAGGTGACCCAACCGACAAAATAA
- a CDS encoding sigma-54 dependent transcriptional regulator, producing MTRQRALIVDDEPDIRELLEITLGRMKLDTRCARNVKEAREWLAKEPFDLCLTDMRLPDGTGMDLVQYISQRHPQMPVAMITAYGSLDTAINALKSGAFDFLTKPVDLGRLRELVATALRIQAADGKEVPVDSRLLGDSPPMRTLRKQIHKLARSQAPVYISGESGSGKELVARLIHEQGPRSEQPFVPVNCGAIPSELMESEFFGHKKGSFTGAVEDKQGLFQAANGGTLFLDEVADLPLAMQVKLLRAIQEKAVRTVGGQHEVVVDVRILCATHKDLGAEVAAERFRQDLFYRLNVIELRVPALRERREDIAELADVMLKRLSNGGGATAATLQPDALEKLKSYRFPGNVRELENMLERAYTLCEDDQITAADLRLADAGTSSEQGEASLAQIDNLEDYLENIERKLIVQALEETRWNRTAAAQRLGLSFRSMRYRLKKLGID from the coding sequence ATGACCCGCCAGAGAGCCCTGATCGTCGACGATGAACCGGATATCCGTGAACTTCTTGAGATAACTCTGGGCAGGATGAAGCTCGACACACGTTGCGCCCGCAACGTTAAAGAGGCGCGCGAATGGCTGGCCAAAGAACCCTTTGATTTATGCCTGACCGACATGCGGCTACCCGATGGTACGGGTATGGACTTGGTGCAATACATCTCCCAACGCCACCCACAAATGCCAGTGGCGATGATTACCGCCTACGGCAGTCTTGATACTGCAATCAATGCACTTAAGTCCGGTGCGTTCGACTTTCTCACCAAGCCAGTCGACCTCGGGCGTCTACGTGAACTCGTCGCCACTGCGCTGCGCATTCAGGCTGCCGACGGCAAAGAAGTTCCTGTCGACAGTCGCCTGCTCGGCGACTCGCCACCCATGCGCACCCTACGCAAGCAGATCCACAAGCTTGCACGCAGCCAGGCCCCGGTTTACATCAGTGGCGAATCCGGCAGCGGTAAAGAACTCGTGGCTCGGCTCATCCACGAACAGGGCCCACGCAGTGAGCAACCTTTTGTGCCAGTGAACTGCGGCGCAATTCCTTCTGAGCTTATGGAAAGTGAATTCTTCGGCCACAAAAAGGGCAGTTTCACGGGCGCGGTAGAAGATAAACAAGGGCTGTTTCAAGCGGCCAATGGCGGCACGCTTTTTCTCGACGAGGTGGCAGACTTACCGTTGGCCATGCAGGTCAAGCTGCTGCGGGCGATCCAGGAGAAAGCTGTGCGCACTGTCGGCGGCCAGCATGAAGTGGTGGTTGATGTGCGCATACTTTGCGCAACCCACAAAGACCTCGGCGCCGAAGTTGCGGCCGAGCGTTTTCGTCAGGATTTGTTCTACCGGCTTAACGTGATCGAACTCCGGGTCCCGGCATTACGCGAACGCCGTGAAGACATCGCGGAACTTGCCGATGTCATGCTGAAGCGCCTGTCGAATGGTGGCGGAGCAACCGCTGCGACGCTACAACCCGACGCGCTAGAAAAACTTAAAAGCTACCGTTTTCCCGGCAACGTACGCGAGCTGGAAAACATGCTGGAGCGGGCTTACACGCTCTGCGAAGACGATCAAATTACCGCTGCAGATCTACGCCTGGCAGATGCCGGCACCTCATCCGAACAAGGTGAAGCCAGCTTGGCGCAAATCGACAATCTGGAAGACTACCTGGAAAACATCGAGCGCAAACTCATCGTTCAAGCCTTGGAAGAAACCCGCTGGAATCGCACAGCGGCGGCGCAACGGCTTGGCTTGAGCTTTCGCTCAATGCGCTATCGACTGAAGAAGCTGGGCATCGATTAA
- the thiO gene encoding glycine oxidase ThiO: MVAVVVGGGVIGLLSALNLAKHCDVVLLESAAVGTEASWAGGGIVSPLYPWRYSDAVTALAQWSQNFYPELGEHLLEVTGVDPEVYSTGLYWLDLDDEHEALAWAVSAQKVLESVDITEVHAAVPALGMGYKRAIYMPDVANVRNPRLVKALRAALLKLPNVTLKEHSPVSGFIQEGNRIVGVQTVAGAVMADQIVLAAGAWSAMLLKSLEIVLPVEPVKGQMILYKCSADFLPSMVLAKGRYAIPRRDGHILVGSTLEHEGFDKTPTDIALASLKASAEELLPALADAEVVGHWAGLRPSSPEGIPFIGPVPEFEGLWLNCGHYRNGLVLAPASCQLLADLMLGRTPIIDPAPYAPEGRV; encoded by the coding sequence GTGGTCGCTGTAGTCGTTGGTGGTGGTGTTATCGGTCTTTTGTCAGCGCTGAATTTGGCGAAACACTGCGATGTGGTTTTGCTTGAGTCCGCAGCGGTCGGTACCGAGGCATCTTGGGCGGGAGGCGGTATCGTTTCGCCGCTTTATCCATGGCGATACAGTGATGCGGTAACGGCTCTGGCGCAGTGGTCGCAGAACTTTTATCCAGAACTGGGCGAGCATTTACTTGAAGTCACAGGCGTTGATCCTGAAGTGTATTCAACCGGTTTGTATTGGCTGGATCTTGATGATGAACATGAGGCTTTGGCCTGGGCTGTCTCGGCACAAAAAGTCCTTGAATCTGTAGATATCACTGAAGTTCACGCGGCAGTACCGGCTTTAGGAATGGGTTATAAACGTGCGATTTATATGCCGGATGTAGCCAACGTGCGTAACCCCCGGCTGGTTAAGGCTTTGCGCGCAGCGTTGCTGAAATTGCCAAATGTCACCCTCAAAGAGCACAGCCCAGTCAGCGGGTTTATTCAGGAAGGCAATCGAATTGTTGGAGTGCAAACTGTTGCGGGTGCGGTCATGGCAGATCAAATTGTGCTCGCTGCAGGCGCGTGGAGTGCCATGTTACTCAAGTCACTTGAGATCGTGCTTCCGGTCGAACCGGTTAAAGGCCAGATGATTCTTTATAAGTGTTCCGCTGACTTTTTGCCGAGCATGGTGCTGGCAAAGGGGCGCTATGCGATCCCGCGCCGCGATGGCCACATCCTGGTTGGCAGTACGCTGGAGCATGAAGGCTTTGATAAAACGCCTACCGATATAGCGCTGGCTAGTCTCAAGGCCTCCGCTGAAGAGCTTTTGCCGGCGTTGGCAGATGCCGAAGTGGTTGGTCACTGGGCTGGCTTGCGCCCAAGTTCGCCTGAAGGTATCCCGTTTATTGGACCGGTGCCTGAATTTGAAGGGCTGTGGCTAAATTGTGGGCACTACCGTAATGGCCTGGTTCTGGCGCCAGCATCGTGCCAATTGCTGGCTGATTTAATGCTGGGGCGTACACCCATAATTGACCCCGCGCCATACGCGCCAGAAGGCAGGGTTTAG